One window of the Chryseobacterium sp. CY350 genome contains the following:
- a CDS encoding ankyrin repeat domain-containing protein, with protein MKKLILTGLFILSFCVASAQDKVKSVFDIARSGSLTELKDLMKQNPDVINETNDQKYSPLILACYRGNIEVADFLVHNVKDVNYNSPMGTALMAVIFKGDLKLAQKLLDNKSDINRADSNGTTPLIFAAKLGNIDMVKLLQKYKAEKQTKDNEGKTAFEYAVFSKNQELINELKK; from the coding sequence ATGAAAAAATTAATTTTAACCGGATTGTTTATCTTGAGCTTTTGTGTTGCATCGGCTCAGGACAAAGTAAAATCAGTCTTTGATATTGCGAGGAGCGGCAGTTTGACCGAACTGAAAGATTTAATGAAACAAAATCCTGATGTGATCAATGAGACCAATGACCAAAAATATTCTCCACTTATCTTAGCTTGCTACCGTGGTAATATTGAAGTGGCTGATTTTCTTGTGCATAATGTAAAGGATGTTAATTACAATTCGCCTATGGGTACTGCGCTTATGGCTGTAATATTTAAAGGTGATTTGAAATTAGCACAAAAGTTACTAGATAATAAATCTGATATCAACAGGGCAGATTCTAATGGAACAACGCCTCTTATTTTTGCTGCAAAACTAGGAAATATTGATATGGTAAAACTTCTTCAAAAATACAAAGCAGAAAAACAGACAAAAGATAACGAAGGAAAAACAGCTTTTGAGTATGCTGTGTTTTCAAAAAATCAAGAACTTATAAACGAATTAAAAAAATAA
- a CDS encoding cytochrome c family protein, with protein sequence MKKIIYISGLILFVTSCESRTYEEISDNTPITQTVRYETDVKGIISANCISCHSATGSASFQPLTNYNQVKNNIDNIIDRIQRPNGDPQKMPQGGALSVSQINTFIKWKADGLVEN encoded by the coding sequence ATGAAAAAAATAATTTACATATCGGGTCTTATTCTTTTCGTTACGTCTTGTGAGAGCAGAACCTACGAAGAGATTTCAGACAATACACCGATTACGCAAACTGTACGCTACGAAACTGATGTCAAAGGGATTATCAGTGCCAATTGCATTTCATGTCACTCTGCCACGGGATCGGCTTCATTTCAGCCGTTAACGAACTACAATCAGGTCAAGAATAACATAGATAACATCATAGACAGAATCCAGAGACCAAACGGAGATCCTCAGAAAATGCCTCAAGGAGGAGCTTTATCTGTGAGTCAGATCAATACTTTCATTAAATGGAAGGCTGATGGTCTTGTGGAGAATTAA
- a CDS encoding YceI family protein: MKNLTIIIFSIFFGNMISAQKYSSKTGKVSFEASVPLFEDVSAKDNSNTVILNSDTGEMASISMVKNFQFTVKLMQEHFNESYAETAKYPKTTFKGKIQGFDKTKLTANPQKYTIQGTLNFHGVDKAVSSTAMISMKDGKIFMQGGFVAKPVDFKVTVPKMVMKKVAENVNVEYNYTLVKQ; the protein is encoded by the coding sequence ATGAAAAATTTAACAATCATCATATTTTCAATATTTTTTGGAAATATGATTTCAGCACAAAAATACAGTTCGAAAACAGGTAAAGTAAGCTTTGAAGCTTCTGTGCCATTATTTGAAGATGTATCTGCAAAGGATAACTCTAATACTGTTATTCTAAATTCAGACACAGGCGAAATGGCGTCAATATCAATGGTGAAAAATTTTCAGTTTACAGTGAAACTGATGCAGGAACACTTTAATGAAAGCTACGCCGAAACGGCAAAATATCCGAAAACGACTTTCAAAGGTAAAATACAGGGCTTTGATAAAACTAAATTGACTGCCAATCCGCAGAAATACACAATTCAGGGAACCTTAAATTTCCATGGTGTTGACAAAGCAGTTTCTTCAACTGCAATGATTTCTATGAAAGACGGTAAGATATTTATGCAGGGTGGGTTTGTAGCAAAACCGGTAGATTTTAAAGTTACTGTTCCAAAAATGGTAATGAAAAAAGTCGCTGAAAATGTGAATGTTGAATACAATTATACCCTTGTAAAACAATGA
- the rpoC gene encoding DNA-directed RNA polymerase subunit beta' has translation MSNKNKSSRFNKITIGLASPESILQDSRGEVLKPETINYRTHKPERDGLFCEKIFGPIKDYECACGKYKRIRYKGIVCDRCGVEVTEKKVRRERIGHIGLVVPIAHIWYFRSLPNKIGYLLGIPSKKLDMIIYYERYVVIQQGIAKKADGSDFDDKEFLTEEEYLDIMDTLPVENQYLDDADPNKFIAKMGAEAVEELLKRIDLDALSFDLRHKAHNEGSKQRRTEALKRLNVVEALRGANTRMINRPEWMIMRVLPVIPPELRPLVPLDGGRFATSDLNDLYRRVIIRNNRLKRLLEIKAPEVILRNEKRMLQESVDSLFDNTRKSSAVKSESNRPLKSLSDSLKGKQGRFRQNLLGKRVDYSARSVIVVGPNLQLHECGIPKDMAAELYKPFIIRKLIERGIVKTVKSAKRIIDRKEPVVYDILEGVMKGHPVLLNRAPTLHRLGIQAFQPKMIEGKAIQLHPLVTTAFNADFDGDQMAVHLPLGPEAILEAQLLMLGSQNILNPANGSPITVPSQDMVLGLYFMTKELASTDEKKVLGEGLAFYSPEEAEIAYAEGRVSLNAKVRCRLPIKENGEITTKLTETSVGRILFNQIVPKQSGYINELLTKKSLRNVIGKVLADTDFPTTVKFLDAMKDLGYSNAFKGGLSFSLGDIVVPVEKKKMIATSIETVDEIRANYNMGLITDTERYNQVIDVWTNTNAGLTEMIMSRMKVDQGGFNSVYMMLDSGARGSKEQIRQLSGMRGLMAKPQKAGSTGAEIIENPILANFKEGLSILEYFISTHGARKGLADTALKTADAGYLTRRLVDVAQDVIVTENDCGTLRGTEVTALKKNDEIVERISERILGRVSLHNIYDPETDELVANADQIIDEALAKRVEEMGLESLEVRSPLTCETKKGICAKCYGRNLATGKKIHMGEAVGVIAAQSIGEPGTQLTLRTFHQGGVSTNVSENPSIAARRDGIVELDEVRTITSEDENGNTAEVVVSRTTEFRLVADNESRTPLMIANVPYGSQLLVKSGDKVKKGDIIAKWDPYNAVIIAENAGKVEYEDIIQGISFQLEIDEQTGFEEKVISESRNKKAVPTLKVVDSKGVEQKGYNLPVGAHLMVNDGEKIKAGKVLIKIPRKSAKSGDITGGLPRVTELFEARNPSNPAVVTEIDGVVSYGKIKRGNRELIVEAKTGERKIYLVKLSNQILVQENDFVRAGSPLSDGSVTPDDILKIKGPTAVQEYLVNEIQEVYRLQGVKIDDKHFEIIVRQMMTKVSIVDGGDTQFLEAALEHKMDFLEENNRVFGLKVVTEAGDSKEFKPGQMITARELRDENSKLKREDQKLVEVRDALPATATPVLQGITRAALQTKSFMSAASFQETTKVLNEAAVAGKVDSLNGLKENVIVGHRIPAGTGLKEYQNVIVGSKKEFEDLN, from the coding sequence ATGTCAAATAAAAATAAATCAAGTAGATTTAATAAAATAACCATCGGTTTAGCTTCACCTGAGTCCATTTTACAGGATTCAAGAGGAGAAGTTCTTAAGCCGGAAACTATTAACTACAGAACGCATAAACCAGAAAGAGACGGTTTGTTCTGTGAAAAAATCTTCGGTCCTATCAAAGATTACGAATGTGCTTGTGGTAAATACAAGAGAATTCGTTACAAAGGGATCGTTTGTGACCGTTGTGGTGTAGAGGTTACGGAGAAAAAAGTACGTAGAGAAAGAATCGGACATATTGGTTTGGTTGTTCCTATTGCGCACATTTGGTATTTCCGTTCTTTACCAAACAAAATCGGTTACCTTTTGGGTATTCCATCTAAGAAATTAGATATGATCATCTATTACGAGAGATATGTTGTTATTCAGCAAGGTATCGCTAAGAAAGCAGATGGTTCAGATTTTGACGACAAAGAATTCCTTACAGAAGAAGAATATCTTGATATTATGGACACTCTTCCTGTGGAAAATCAATATCTTGATGATGCAGATCCAAACAAATTTATCGCCAAAATGGGTGCTGAAGCTGTTGAAGAATTGCTAAAAAGAATTGATCTTGATGCATTGTCTTTCGACTTGAGACACAAAGCTCACAACGAAGGTTCTAAGCAAAGAAGAACTGAAGCTCTGAAAAGATTGAACGTAGTAGAAGCATTGAGAGGTGCAAACACTAGAATGATCAACAGACCAGAGTGGATGATTATGCGTGTGCTTCCTGTAATACCACCAGAATTAAGACCATTGGTTCCATTGGATGGAGGACGTTTCGCAACTTCTGACTTAAATGACCTTTATAGAAGAGTAATTATCAGAAACAACCGTTTGAAAAGATTATTGGAGATCAAAGCTCCTGAAGTAATCTTAAGAAACGAGAAGCGTATGCTTCAGGAATCTGTAGATTCATTATTTGATAATACAAGAAAATCTTCTGCAGTAAAATCTGAATCAAACAGACCATTGAAATCACTTTCAGATTCATTGAAAGGTAAGCAAGGTCGTTTCCGTCAGAACTTATTGGGGAAAAGGGTAGATTACTCGGCTCGTTCGGTAATTGTTGTAGGTCCAAACTTACAGCTTCACGAATGTGGTATTCCTAAAGATATGGCAGCTGAACTTTACAAACCGTTTATCATCAGAAAACTGATCGAAAGAGGAATTGTAAAAACAGTAAAATCTGCAAAGAGAATTATTGACAGAAAAGAACCGGTAGTTTATGATATCTTAGAAGGTGTAATGAAAGGTCACCCTGTTTTGCTAAACAGAGCACCTACTTTGCACAGACTGGGTATTCAGGCTTTCCAACCTAAGATGATCGAAGGTAAGGCAATCCAATTACACCCGTTGGTAACGACAGCATTCAACGCCGATTTTGATGGTGACCAGATGGCGGTACACTTACCGTTGGGTCCGGAAGCAATTTTGGAAGCTCAGTTATTGATGTTGGGTTCTCAGAATATCTTGAACCCTGCAAACGGTTCTCCAATTACAGTACCATCTCAGGATATGGTTTTGGGTCTATATTTCATGACCAAAGAATTAGCATCTACAGATGAGAAAAAAGTTTTGGGAGAAGGTCTTGCATTCTATTCTCCGGAAGAAGCGGAAATCGCTTATGCGGAAGGTAGAGTTTCATTGAACGCTAAAGTAAGATGTAGATTACCTATCAAAGAAAACGGTGAAATCACTACGAAATTAACTGAAACTTCTGTTGGTAGAATTTTATTTAACCAAATCGTTCCTAAGCAGTCAGGATATATTAATGAACTTCTTACAAAGAAATCATTAAGAAATGTTATTGGTAAAGTACTTGCCGATACAGATTTCCCTACCACTGTGAAGTTCTTGGATGCGATGAAAGACTTAGGGTATTCAAATGCATTCAAAGGTGGTCTTTCATTCTCATTAGGTGACATTGTAGTTCCTGTTGAGAAAAAGAAGATGATCGCAACATCTATTGAAACTGTAGACGAAATTAGAGCCAACTATAACATGGGTCTTATTACAGATACAGAAAGATATAATCAGGTAATTGACGTTTGGACAAACACCAACGCTGGATTAACTGAAATGATCATGAGCAGAATGAAAGTTGACCAAGGTGGATTCAATTCTGTATACATGATGCTTGATTCTGGTGCGAGGGGTTCTAAGGAACAAATCCGTCAGTTATCAGGGATGAGAGGTTTGATGGCAAAACCGCAGAAAGCTGGTTCTACCGGTGCGGAAATTATTGAAAACCCGATTCTTGCAAACTTTAAGGAGGGTCTTTCGATCTTAGAATACTTTATCTCTACTCACGGTGCTCGTAAGGGTCTTGCGGATACCGCTTTGAAGACTGCCGATGCGGGTTACTTGACGAGAAGATTGGTAGACGTTGCTCAGGATGTTATCGTTACAGAAAACGACTGTGGAACATTAAGAGGAACTGAAGTTACGGCACTTAAGAAAAATGACGAAATCGTTGAAAGAATTTCTGAAAGAATCTTAGGTAGAGTATCTCTTCATAATATTTATGATCCTGAAACAGACGAATTGGTTGCTAATGCTGATCAGATTATTGATGAAGCTTTGGCGAAGAGAGTCGAAGAAATGGGTCTTGAATCTTTAGAAGTACGTTCACCACTTACTTGTGAAACCAAAAAAGGAATCTGTGCTAAATGTTATGGTAGAAACCTGGCAACTGGTAAGAAAATCCACATGGGTGAAGCGGTAGGTGTAATTGCTGCACAATCTATTGGGGAACCGGGAACTCAGTTAACATTGAGAACTTTCCACCAGGGTGGTGTATCTACAAACGTATCAGAAAATCCTTCAATCGCTGCAAGAAGAGACGGTATCGTAGAATTGGATGAGGTAAGAACGATTACTTCTGAAGACGAAAACGGAAACACTGCGGAAGTAGTAGTATCCCGTACGACAGAATTTAGATTGGTTGCTGATAACGAATCTAGAACTCCATTGATGATTGCTAACGTACCTTATGGTTCTCAATTATTGGTGAAATCTGGTGATAAAGTGAAGAAAGGAGACATCATTGCAAAATGGGATCCTTATAACGCGGTAATTATTGCAGAAAATGCTGGTAAGGTAGAATACGAAGATATTATTCAGGGTATTTCATTCCAGTTGGAAATTGACGAACAGACAGGATTTGAAGAGAAAGTAATCTCTGAATCTAGAAATAAAAAAGCTGTACCTACATTAAAAGTAGTAGATTCTAAAGGTGTTGAACAGAAAGGTTACAACTTACCGGTAGGAGCCCACTTAATGGTAAATGACGGTGAAAAAATTAAGGCTGGTAAAGTCTTAATCAAGATCCCGAGAAAATCTGCTAAGTCAGGGGATATTACTGGAGGTCTTCCGAGAGTTACAGAATTATTTGAAGCAAGAAACCCTTCAAACCCGGCGGTTGTTACAGAAATCGATGGGGTAGTTTCTTACGGAAAAATCAAGAGAGGTAACCGTGAATTGATCGTTGAAGCTAAAACTGGTGAAAGAAAAATTTATTTAGTTAAATTATCAAACCAGATATTGGTACAGGAAAATGACTTCGTGAGAGCTGGTTCGCCACTTTCTGACGGTTCAGTTACTCCGGACGATATCTTGAAGATCAAAGGACCAACTGCGGTTCAGGAATATTTAGTAAATGAAATTCAGGAAGTTTACCGTCTTCAAGGGGTGAAAATTGATGATAAGCATTTCGAAATCATTGTAAGACAGATGATGACGAAAGTATCTATCGTTGACGGAGGTGATACTCAGTTCCTTGAGGCTGCTCTAGAGCATAAAATGGATTTCTTGGAAGAAAACAACAGAGTATTTGGTCTTAAAGTAGTGACTGAAGCTGGTGATTCAAAAGAATTTAAACCAGGTCAGATGATTACTGCAAGAGAACTGAGAGACGAAAACTCTAAGTTGAAGCGTGAAGATCAGAAATTAGTTGAAGTGAGAGATGCACTTCCTGCAACAGCTACACCAGTATTGCAAGGAATTACAAGAGCGGCTCTACAAACGAAATCTTTCATGTCTGCAGCATCATTCCAGGAAACGACTAAAGTTCTAAACGAAGCAGCAGTTGCCGGTAAAGTAGATAGCTTGAACGGTCTTAAAGAAAATGTAATTGTAGGACACAGAATTCCTGCAGGTACAGGTCTTAAAGAATACCAAAATGTAATCGTAGGTTCTAAGAAAGAATTCGAAGATTTAAATTAA
- a CDS encoding T9SS type A sorting domain-containing protein has product MKKIVILSLSLIGFLSSAQQKTTGDITLSPNNGVMANFTLDNATSKVTLLLKGPSDRWFGLGIGVNAGFSMSAGDALVYSAVTSPMLTDRNFIGTQQPPVDTAQDWTIVSDNVAAGVRTLTLTRNLTNSDTKDFQLPYATTNSISIAGVRPPSATTTVAPHGGTANVGYATASFTTVLGVDELNALEKNQVKLYPNPAKETVSFKNADQIKSIDIYESTGRKVRSVKLEGDNMNVADLKSGSYYLEMTLKDGTLSFEKLIKE; this is encoded by the coding sequence ATGAAAAAAATTGTAATTCTTTCACTTTCATTAATCGGATTTTTGAGCTCTGCTCAGCAAAAAACTACCGGAGATATCACTTTATCGCCAAATAATGGTGTAATGGCAAATTTTACTTTAGATAATGCAACTTCTAAAGTAACGCTTCTGCTGAAAGGCCCATCAGACCGATGGTTCGGATTGGGAATAGGAGTGAATGCAGGCTTCAGTATGTCTGCAGGTGATGCGCTGGTTTATTCTGCGGTTACATCTCCAATGCTGACAGACAGAAACTTCATAGGTACACAACAGCCTCCGGTTGATACCGCACAAGACTGGACAATCGTAAGTGATAATGTGGCTGCTGGAGTTAGAACTTTAACTTTAACCAGAAACTTAACCAATTCTGACACAAAGGATTTCCAGCTTCCGTATGCAACAACCAATTCGATAAGTATTGCCGGTGTAAGACCTCCTAGTGCAACCACTACAGTTGCGCCACATGGTGGAACCGCCAATGTAGGATACGCTACTGCATCTTTCACAACTGTATTGGGTGTAGACGAATTGAATGCTTTGGAAAAAAACCAGGTAAAGCTTTACCCGAATCCTGCTAAAGAAACGGTGAGTTTTAAAAATGCAGATCAAATAAAATCGATCGACATCTACGAATCTACAGGAAGAAAAGTAAGATCTGTGAAATTAGAGGGTGACAACATGAATGTTGCCGATCTGAAATCCGGAAGTTATTATCTTGAGATGACTTTAAAAGACGGAACTCTATCTTTTGAAAAATTAATTAAAGAATAA
- a CDS encoding alkaline phosphatase family protein, with protein MKLRIPFLLLFISIIGFAQSITIDTAQIITPNRFNSQEGKSKPYVIMISTDGFRYDYAEKYNAQNLLKLSNSGIRAKAMIPGYPSITFPNHWSLITGLYPSHHGLVDNFFYDYKIGKGYAMNKKENAEDGSWYGGTPLWTLAEKQGIVSASLQWVGSASDAGGKRPTYYYPYHEKFKPEEKVNKVINWLKLPEDQRPHFIAMYFPEVDGAGHHFGPDSEETKNAVQIIDKAIGNLVKKVNDLGLKNVNFVFVSDHGMIKVDGGNPLEIPAVLFNKDRFDFYNSQTLVRVHVKNSDEVKSVFKELKANKTADNKVYLDKKLPKYLHFATRDDRYSRIGEILLIPKAPKVFLEKNQTTSVGKHGYDPKLVPEMKATFYAWGPEFKNNVVVDEFSNVNVYPLVAKILDLKLENEIDGKLKVLKQTLKK; from the coding sequence ATGAAACTAAGAATACCGTTTTTATTACTCTTTATTTCAATCATTGGTTTTGCACAATCAATAACCATTGACACAGCTCAGATAATCACACCTAACAGGTTTAACAGTCAGGAAGGTAAATCAAAACCTTACGTAATCATGATTTCTACAGACGGCTTTAGATATGATTACGCTGAAAAATACAATGCTCAGAATCTTCTGAAACTTTCAAATTCAGGAATTCGGGCAAAAGCCATGATTCCGGGTTATCCAAGTATTACTTTTCCCAATCACTGGAGTCTGATTACCGGATTATATCCTTCTCATCATGGGTTGGTAGATAATTTTTTTTACGATTATAAAATCGGAAAAGGTTATGCAATGAACAAAAAAGAGAATGCCGAAGACGGAAGTTGGTACGGCGGAACTCCGCTCTGGACATTGGCTGAAAAACAGGGAATCGTAAGTGCTTCTCTGCAGTGGGTGGGTTCTGCGAGTGATGCCGGAGGAAAAAGACCGACTTATTATTATCCGTATCATGAAAAATTTAAGCCTGAAGAAAAAGTAAACAAAGTGATCAATTGGTTGAAATTACCCGAAGATCAAAGACCACATTTTATTGCGATGTACTTTCCGGAAGTTGACGGAGCCGGACATCATTTTGGTCCTGATTCTGAAGAAACTAAAAATGCAGTTCAGATTATTGATAAAGCGATTGGAAATCTCGTTAAAAAGGTAAATGATTTAGGTTTGAAAAATGTAAACTTCGTCTTCGTTTCCGATCACGGAATGATAAAAGTAGATGGCGGAAATCCGTTGGAAATACCAGCAGTTTTATTCAATAAAGATCGTTTTGATTTCTACAATTCTCAGACTTTGGTAAGAGTTCATGTGAAAAATTCTGATGAGGTAAAATCTGTTTTTAAGGAACTGAAAGCAAATAAAACTGCTGATAATAAAGTCTATTTAGATAAAAAACTTCCCAAATATCTGCATTTTGCAACGAGAGATGATCGTTATAGTAGAATAGGAGAGATTCTTTTAATTCCAAAAGCTCCAAAAGTTTTTTTGGAGAAAAATCAGACAACTTCTGTCGGAAAACACGGTTACGACCCAAAACTTGTTCCTGAGATGAAGGCTACATTCTATGCATGGGGACCGGAATTCAAAAATAATGTAGTCGTTGATGAATTTTCTAATGTAAATGTTTATCCGTTGGTCGCCAAAATTTTAGATTTAAAATTAGAAAATGAGATTGATGGAAAACTGAAAGTCCTGAAACAAACATTGAAAAAGTAA
- a CDS encoding DUF5777 family beta-barrel protein has product MTKTLLFLSVLISGLAFAQDDLLKDIDTLQTTENNPPAFKALQIVTGQSTKLTAKKEWYIVVAHRFGDISTGFKNFFGLDDASTKLGVIYGLTDGLSLSLSRETNMKTFEFGAKYELLKQNENFPVEIVGYNVMAANTDLDKDNYPHLQFGDRLSYLTQALISRRFSDGFSLQLSPSYIHKNLYDPNIEKNNQFLAGLGGRYKISKRISINAEYFVNFDNHSFYKNPLSLGMDIETGGHVFQLLFSNSQLNSDIGYLTNATGKWEKGQIFFGFNLYRVF; this is encoded by the coding sequence ATGACAAAAACTCTACTCTTTTTGTCGGTGTTAATCTCGGGTCTTGCCTTTGCACAGGACGATCTGCTGAAAGATATCGACACTCTTCAAACAACAGAAAACAATCCGCCTGCTTTTAAAGCACTCCAGATTGTCACCGGCCAGTCTACGAAACTCACTGCTAAAAAAGAATGGTACATTGTTGTGGCGCATCGGTTCGGCGACATCAGTACAGGTTTTAAAAACTTTTTCGGTTTAGATGATGCTTCAACGAAACTGGGAGTAATCTACGGTTTGACCGACGGTTTGTCGCTCAGTTTATCAAGGGAAACAAACATGAAAACTTTTGAATTTGGAGCTAAATACGAGCTTCTAAAACAAAACGAGAACTTTCCTGTAGAAATTGTCGGTTACAATGTGATGGCTGCCAATACAGATTTAGATAAAGATAATTATCCGCATCTTCAGTTCGGTGACAGGCTTTCTTATTTAACGCAGGCTCTTATTTCACGTAGATTCAGTGACGGTTTTTCTTTACAGCTGAGTCCGTCTTACATTCATAAAAATCTGTATGATCCCAACATTGAAAAAAACAATCAGTTTTTGGCAGGATTAGGAGGAAGATACAAGATTTCTAAAAGGATCTCTATCAACGCAGAATATTTTGTGAATTTTGACAACCACAGTTTCTATAAAAATCCGCTCTCGCTAGGAATGGATATCGAAACGGGAGGTCACGTTTTTCAACTTCTATTTAGTAATTCCCAACTCAATTCCGACATCGGTTATCTGACTAACGCAACCGGAAAATGGGAAAAAGGACAGATTTTCTTTGGGTTTAATCTTTACAGGGTATTTTAA
- a CDS encoding DUF3467 domain-containing protein: MDNQNQNQDPNNINIQLNEMVASGVYCNLALVNHSPSEFVVDFIQLMPGVQQANVRSRVILAPLHAKRVLTALQQNITNYEQQFGEIKEVEPFVLGGNNVQA; the protein is encoded by the coding sequence ATGGACAACCAAAATCAAAACCAAGATCCAAACAACATCAACATTCAACTTAACGAAATGGTAGCTTCAGGGGTTTATTGTAACCTTGCTCTAGTAAACCATTCTCCATCTGAGTTTGTAGTAGATTTTATTCAATTAATGCCAGGTGTACAGCAAGCAAACGTGCGTTCAAGAGTAATTCTTGCTCCACTTCATGCTAAGAGAGTTCTTACAGCTCTTCAGCAAAACATCACAAACTACGAGCAGCAATTCGGAGAAATCAAAGAAGTTGAGCCTTTCGTATTAGGTGGAAACAACGTACAAGCGTAA